A window of Tripterygium wilfordii isolate XIE 37 chromosome 7, ASM1340144v1, whole genome shotgun sequence contains these coding sequences:
- the LOC120001399 gene encoding protein DETOXIFICATION 16-like isoform X1, with the protein MMQGEEGLVLKSPLLPPQQTRLVVEVGESQRGFSRADIIEEVHKQVWIAGPLIAVSLLQYCLQVIAIMFVGHLGELALSGASMASSFASVTGFNVLLGMGSALETLCGQAYGAKQYHMLGVHMQRAMMTLLALSIPIAVVWFYTGSILTTLGQDPEISTKAGTFNRWMIPGLFSYGLLQCLNRFLQTQNIVFPMLITSGFTAALHILVCWLLVFKSGLESRGAALAISISNWVNVLMLALYITLSPTCVETWKGFSKEALHDILSFIRLAVSSAIMICLEYWSFEMVVLLSGLLPNPKLETSVLSISLNTCWMVYMVSVGLGGAISTRVSNELGAGRAQAARLALNVMIVMALSQGAIVGITTILVRHVWGKLYSNEEEIIKYVAKMLPLLALSNFLDGFQCVLSGAARGCGWQNLCVSINLVAYYVVGIPVAVIFAFVLHIGGMGLWMGIICGLTVQVVALVTVNACTNWDQEAAKATRMVKEAENAIYTAA; encoded by the exons ATGATGCAAGGAGAAGAGGGTTTAGTTCTCAAATCTCCGCTGCTCCCACCGCAACAAACAAGACTTGTAGTCGAAGTGGGAGAATCTCAACGAGGGTTTTCTCGAGCAGATATCATTGAAGAAGTACACAAGCAAGTCTGGATAGCTGGGCCTCTTATAGCAGTAAGTTTGTTGCAGTACTGCTTACAAGTAATAGCAATTATGTTCGTTGGTCATCTTGGTGAGCTGGCTCTTTCCGGTGCCTCCATGGCTTCTTCCTTTGCTTCAGTGACCGGTTTCAATGTTCTG CTAGGCATGGGAAGTGCATTGGAGACACTGTGTGGGCAAGCCTATGGAGCCAAACAATACCATATGCTAGGTGTTCACATGCAGAGGGCAATGATGACCCTCCTGGCCTTAAGCATTCCTATTGCAGTTGTATGGTTTTATACTGGCTCCATTCTTACAACTCTAGGTCAGGATCCAGAGATATCGACCAAAGCAGGAACATTTAATAGGTGGATGATTCCTGGCCTTTTTTCCTACGGCCTTCTTCAATGTCTCAACAGATTTTTACAAACCCAGAACATTGTTTTTCCTATGTTGATAACCTCTGGGTTCACCGCTGCTCTTCACATTCTTGTTTGTTGGCTACTGGTTTTCAAATCTGGCCTTGAAAGCAGAGGAGCAGCCCTGGCAATCAGCATTTCTAATTGGGTCAATGTTCTTATGTTAGCGTTGTACATTACGTTATCTCCCACCTGTGTAGAAACTTGGAAGGGATTTTCAAAGGAAGCATTGCATGATATCTTAAGCTTTATAAGGCTTGCTGTTTCATCAGCGATTATGATTTG CTTGGAATATTGGTCCTTTGAGATGGTTGTTCTCTTGTCTGGTCTTCTACCAAATCCCAAACTTGAAACATCTGTGTTATCAATAag CCTTAACACTTGTTGGATGGTGTATATGGTATCTGTGGGTCTTGGCGGTGCAATAAG CACAAGAGTTTCAAACGAATTGGGAGCAGGGCGTGCACAAGCTGCACGATTGGCTCTCAATGTGATGATTGTTATGGCCCTCTCACAGGGTGCAATAGTTGGAATAACTACAATCTTGGTACGCCATGTATGGGGAAAGCTCTATAGCAATGAAGAAGAGATTATCAAATATGTTGCGAAAATGTTGCCCCTGCTAGCTCTATCCAACTTCTTAGATGGATTCCAATGTGTGCTTTCAG GAGCTGCAAGAGGATGTGGATGGCAAAATTTATGCGTATCCATAAACCTTGTGGCATACTATGTTGTGGGAATTCCAGTTGCTGTGATATTCGCATTTGTATTGCATATCGGAGGCATG GGGCTCTGGATGGGAATTATATGTGGATTGACAGTGCAAGTTGTGGCACTTGTTACAGTAAATGCATGCACTAATTGGGATCAGGAG GCAGCAAAGGCGACACGCATGGTTAAGGAAGCTGAGAATGCCATTTACACGGCGGCATAG
- the LOC120001399 gene encoding protein DETOXIFICATION 16-like isoform X2: MGSALETLCGQAYGAKQYHMLGVHMQRAMMTLLALSIPIAVVWFYTGSILTTLGQDPEISTKAGTFNRWMIPGLFSYGLLQCLNRFLQTQNIVFPMLITSGFTAALHILVCWLLVFKSGLESRGAALAISISNWVNVLMLALYITLSPTCVETWKGFSKEALHDILSFIRLAVSSAIMICLEYWSFEMVVLLSGLLPNPKLETSVLSISLNTCWMVYMVSVGLGGAISTRVSNELGAGRAQAARLALNVMIVMALSQGAIVGITTILVRHVWGKLYSNEEEIIKYVAKMLPLLALSNFLDGFQCVLSGAARGCGWQNLCVSINLVAYYVVGIPVAVIFAFVLHIGGMGLWMGIICGLTVQVVALVTVNACTNWDQEAAKATRMVKEAENAIYTAA, translated from the exons ATGGGAAGTGCATTGGAGACACTGTGTGGGCAAGCCTATGGAGCCAAACAATACCATATGCTAGGTGTTCACATGCAGAGGGCAATGATGACCCTCCTGGCCTTAAGCATTCCTATTGCAGTTGTATGGTTTTATACTGGCTCCATTCTTACAACTCTAGGTCAGGATCCAGAGATATCGACCAAAGCAGGAACATTTAATAGGTGGATGATTCCTGGCCTTTTTTCCTACGGCCTTCTTCAATGTCTCAACAGATTTTTACAAACCCAGAACATTGTTTTTCCTATGTTGATAACCTCTGGGTTCACCGCTGCTCTTCACATTCTTGTTTGTTGGCTACTGGTTTTCAAATCTGGCCTTGAAAGCAGAGGAGCAGCCCTGGCAATCAGCATTTCTAATTGGGTCAATGTTCTTATGTTAGCGTTGTACATTACGTTATCTCCCACCTGTGTAGAAACTTGGAAGGGATTTTCAAAGGAAGCATTGCATGATATCTTAAGCTTTATAAGGCTTGCTGTTTCATCAGCGATTATGATTTG CTTGGAATATTGGTCCTTTGAGATGGTTGTTCTCTTGTCTGGTCTTCTACCAAATCCCAAACTTGAAACATCTGTGTTATCAATAag CCTTAACACTTGTTGGATGGTGTATATGGTATCTGTGGGTCTTGGCGGTGCAATAAG CACAAGAGTTTCAAACGAATTGGGAGCAGGGCGTGCACAAGCTGCACGATTGGCTCTCAATGTGATGATTGTTATGGCCCTCTCACAGGGTGCAATAGTTGGAATAACTACAATCTTGGTACGCCATGTATGGGGAAAGCTCTATAGCAATGAAGAAGAGATTATCAAATATGTTGCGAAAATGTTGCCCCTGCTAGCTCTATCCAACTTCTTAGATGGATTCCAATGTGTGCTTTCAG GAGCTGCAAGAGGATGTGGATGGCAAAATTTATGCGTATCCATAAACCTTGTGGCATACTATGTTGTGGGAATTCCAGTTGCTGTGATATTCGCATTTGTATTGCATATCGGAGGCATG GGGCTCTGGATGGGAATTATATGTGGATTGACAGTGCAAGTTGTGGCACTTGTTACAGTAAATGCATGCACTAATTGGGATCAGGAG GCAGCAAAGGCGACACGCATGGTTAAGGAAGCTGAGAATGCCATTTACACGGCGGCATAG
- the LOC120002315 gene encoding uncharacterized protein LOC120002315 → MAKPENKQKQTREESHLRLKKIINSHFENLKETNEVLYNTRRSSSEKVNWEEIVKMGDHIYKHATIVGMLFNGQTPEAKELEESIEIYFNLIQGLLFLSHGSKVGAGYTLSSYIESSVSKVVDSSNRLLMDSVTLYGFPDRKVPIPQLVGVVWDACSALKKTPTTNITAIGRAVTQNSASIKDVLREMKELNPAPSGGASSSGPDDAYNVAGDDLGNDLSLEEMAVVQSAIFVVSDTLKVMKELIRAITGFLKLETDKGTGSKTFVVSLEKLADSCNGIRSQIDHIGACLYPPQDSLELKTAVKKIVSHVNELQQEVEHLESSSEVLSQACNTLKVSLSQMEYSLDNPNTIDMPNQP, encoded by the exons ATGGCGAAGCCGGAGAACAAGCAAAAGCAAACGCGAGAGGAGTCCCACCTGCGACTGAAGAAAATTATCAATTCGCACTTCGAAAACCTAAAGGAGACCAACGAG GTTTTGTATAATACTCGACGTTCTTCTTCGGAGAAAGTGAACTGGGAAGAGATTGTGAAGATGGGCGACCATATCTATAAGCACGCTACTATTG TGGGAATGCTTTTCAATGGGCAAACACCAGAAGCCAAAGAACTGGAGGAAAGCATAGAAATATACTTCAACTTAATACAGGGcttactttttctttctcatgGAAGCAAAGTTGGCGCAGGATATACTCTTTCTTCCTATATAGAGTCATCTGTATCAAAAGTTGTTGACAGCAGTAATCGGTTGCTGATGGACTCTGTCACTTTATatg GATTTCCTGATAGAAAGGTCCCAATTCCACAGTTAGTTGGTGTTGTGTGGGATGCATGTTCTGCTCTAAAGAAAACTCCTACTACAAATATCACAGCGATCGGGCGAGCAGTGACGCAAAATTCAGCTTCTATCAAGGATGTCCTTCGCGAGATGAAAGAGCTCAACCCAGCTCCCTCTGGTGGTGCTTCAAGCAGTGGACCTGATGATGCTTATAACGTGGCTGGTGATGATCTAGGTAATGACTTGTCGCTTGAAGAGATGGCAGTTGTTCAATCAGCGATCTTCGTGGTGTCTGATACCCTTAAAGTTATGAAGGAACTTATACGGGCCATCACTGGTTTTCTGAAGCTGGAAACTGACAAAGGCACTGGTTCAAAAACTTTCGTAGTATCTTTGGAAAAATTAGCGGACTCATGCAATGGAATCCGATCACAGATTGATCATATTGGGGCTTGTCTTTACCCTCCGCAAGATTCTCTGGAGTTAAAAACTGCTGTGAAGAAAATAGTGAGCCATGTCAATGAACTGCAGCAAGAAGTTGAGCATCTTGAAAGCTCTTCAGAAGTTCTCTCTCAAGCATGCAACACTTTGAAGGTTTCATTGAGCCAAATGGAATACAGTCTAGATAATCCCAATACAATTGATATGCCAAATCAACCGTAA
- the LOC120002316 gene encoding sec-independent protein translocase protein TATC, chloroplastic-like, with translation MGSTSAAVIPHLQFHDRRCAKSNRIWLPYSSNVNKPIRGRLRLGALNSSRKLSSFVCFAVEDDVRDKQREFSSGSGVGSAVEDRIGVSASQEEGISENFGQNNEESSLYNLLYPSKEELPDDKEMSIFDHLEELRQRIFVSVLAVGATILGCFAISKELIIFLEAPVKEQGVRFLQLAPGEFFFTTLKVSGYSGLLLGSPLILYEIIAFVLPGLTRAERRFLGPIVLGSSVLFYAGIAFSYLVLTPAALNFFVSYAEGVVESLWSIDQYFEFVLVLMFSTGLSFQVPVIQFLLGQVGLVSGDQMLSIWRYVVVGAVVAAAVLTPSTDPLTQMLLAAPLLGLYLGGAWVVKLTGK, from the exons ATGGGGAGCACAAGTGCTGCTGTCATACCGCATTTGCAATTCCACGATCGGCGCTGTGCGAAGTCCAATAGAATCTGGTTACCTTATTCTTCAAACGTGAACAAACCAATTAGAGGGAGATTGAGACTCGGTGCTTTGAACAGCAGCAGGAAATTGAGTAGCTTTGTTTGCTTTGCAGTTGAAGACGACGTTAGGGATAAACAGCGGGAGTTCAGTAGCGGCAGCGGTGTTGGGTCTGCGGTTGAAGATAGGATTG GTGTATCTGCTAGCCAAGAGGAGGGAATCTCAGAAAATTTTGGGCAAAATAATGAAGAAAGCTCACTTTATAATCTTCTTTACCCAAGTAAAGAGGAACTTCCAGATGATAAAGAGATGAGCATATTTGATCATCTTGAAGAGCTGCGTCAGAGGATATTTGTTTCTGTTCTTGCTGTTGGAGCTACTATATTGGGTTGCTTTGCAATTTCGAAAGAACTTATCATTTTTCTTGAAGCTCCTGTTAAAGAACAGGGTGTGCGATTTCTACAATTAGCTCCTGGAGAGttcttttttactactttaaAG GTATCAGGATACAGTGGTCTCCTTTTGGGAAGCCCCTTAATTCTCTATGAGATTATAGCCTTTGTACTTCCAGGTTTAACAAGAGCAGAAAGGAGATTCTTGGGCCCAATTGTTTTAGGCTCATCGGTACTTTTTTACGCGGGTATTGCATTCTCCTATTTGGTCCTGACTCCAGCAGCATTGAATTTCTTCGTTAGCTATGCAGAAGGGGTTGTAGAATCCCTCTGGTCGATTGATCAATACTTTGAGTTTGTACTTGTTCTCATGTTCAGTACAGGCTTGTCTTTCCAG GTTCCAGTTATTCAGTTTCTACTGGGACAAGTTGGTTTGGTGTCCGGGGACCAAATGCTATCAATATGGAGATATGTGGTTGTCGGTGCAGTTGTAGCAGCTGCTGTACTTACACCATCAACTGATCCTCTCACTCAAATGCTTCTTGCAGCACCCCTTCTAGGTCTGTACCTGGGTGGCGCATGGGTGGTCAAGCTTACAGGGAAGTGA
- the LOC120002300 gene encoding pentatricopeptide repeat-containing protein At1g22960, mitochondrial gives MTLCVRASKAFTSGQCRTFSFKVRFLHSFSSSVQRFCPSVTSNAPIITENDYGHLIFNTIEEEPWAFSNKKWVSNQFQAVVIDRELFSRVLYMIRGKPRIALRFFRWVETQPGYKPSDIAFCVILEILVDSNLMSSAYWVMERVISAEMHVIVDVLINRYMNSGVSVKLLNLVLWVYTKKSMVEQCLLVFDKMMRNGLLPDVKNCNRVLRVLRDNHLVVKAREIYEVMGESGIKPTIVTYNTMLDSFCKEGDVPKALELLTEMQTRGCFPNTVTYNVLINGLSKKGELEKAKGLIGEMLKSGLQVSAHTYNPLIFGYCSKGLLDEAIDAGEEMAMTGASPTVATYNTCIYGLCRWGRMSDARQQLSDMLKRNLTPDIVSYNSLIHGYCRLGNIGEAFMLLDELRCRNLVPTVVTYNTLIDGLCKLGELDFAQKLKVEMINRGILPDVFTYTILVNGSCKKGNLAMANQFFIEMLHRGLVPDRFAYTTRIVGELRLGDMARAFSLQEEMLSKGFPPDLITYNIFVHGLCKLGNLEEASELLQKMLHDGFVPDLVTYTSIIHAHFEIGHLRKGREIFYDMLSKGISPNVVTYTVLIHAHAGQGRLELAFMYFSEMQEKAVMPNVITYNALLNGLCKARRMDQAYSVFAEMEEKGIHPNKYTYTILINENCGIGNWQEALRLYRQMLGRKILPDSCTHSALLKQLNKDYKVYAGQFLDSLILTSEHSGKS, from the coding sequence ATGACCCTCTGTGTACGAGCTTCAAAAGCTTTCACCTCCGGACAGTGTAGAACTTTCTCATTCAAGGTAAGGTTTCTgcattctttctcttcttcggTTCAAAGATTTTGCCCATCGGTTACCAGCAATGCGCCGATAATCACAGAGAATGACTACGGACACCTTATCTTCAATACTATTGAAGAGGAACCTTGGGCATTTTCCAATAAAAAATGGGTATCTAATCAATTTCAAGCCGTGGTTATTGACCGAGAATTGTTTAGTCGAGTATTATATATGATTCGAGGGAAGCCTAGAATTGCTTTGCGTTTCTTTCGATGGGTCGAGACCCAACCGGGTTATAAACCGTCAGACATCGCGTTTTGCGTGATTCTTGAAATTCTTGTGGACAGCAACTTGATGAGTTCAGCTTATTGGGTGATGGAGAGGGTCATCAGTGCAGAAATGCATGTTATTGTGGATGTTTTAATTAATAGATATATGAATTCAGGGGTGTCAGTCAAGCTTTTAAATCTCGTGTTGTGGGTTTATACGAAGAAATCGATGGTTGAGCAATGTTTGCTGGTTTTTGACAAGATGATGAGAAATGGATTGTTACCTGATGTGAAGAATTGTAATCGGGTTCTTAGGGTACTTAGGGATAACCATCTGGTGGTTAAAGCTAGAGAAATATATGAAGTCATGGGAGAGTCTGGGATTAAGCCCACAATTGTTACATATAACAcaatgttggattcattttGCAAGGAAGGCGATGTGCCGAAAGCACTAGAGCTCTTGACTGAGATGCAAACACGGGGGTGTTTCCCTAATACAGTGACATATAATGTGTTGATTAATGGGCTGTCAAAGAAAGGGGAATTGGAGAAGGCCAAGGGACTGATCGGGGAAATGTTGAAATCAGGATTGCAAGTTTCAGCACACACGTATAACCCTTTGATTTTTGGGTACTGCAGCAAAGGGTTACTAGATGAAGCAATAGATGCTGGTGAAGAGATGGCAATGACAGGAGCCTCACCTACTGTAGCCACTTATAACACGTGTATTTATGGATTATGCAGGTGGGGAAGAATGAGTGATGCTAGACAACAGTTATCTGATATGTTGAAAAGGAATTTGACTCCAGACATAGTTTCATATAACTCACTAATACATGGGTATTGTAGGTTGGGGAACATAGGGGAAGCGTTTATGTTGTTAGATGAGTTAAGGTGTAGAAATCTCGTTCCTACCGTTGTTACTTACAATACTCTCATAGATGGTCTTTGTAAGTTGGGGGAATTGGATTTTGCTCAGAAGCTCAAAGTAGAAATGATTAATCGAGGAATTTTGCCCGATGTTTTTACTTATACGATTCTGGTTAATGGATCTTGCAAGAAGGGAAATCTAGCAATGGCCAACcaatttttcattgaaatgCTGCATCGTGGGTTGGTTCCAGATCGTTTTGCATACACAACCCGTATAGTGGGTGAATTGCGACTTGGTGACATGGCCAGGGCATTTAGCTTGCAAGAAGAAATGCTATCAAAGGGGTTTCCGCCAGACCTGATCACCTATAATATTTTTGTCCATGGGCTTTGTAAATTGGGAAATTTGGAAGAAGCCAGTGAATTGTTGCAGAAGATGCTTCACGATGGCTTTGTTCCAGATCTTGTAACATATACTAGCATCATTCATGCTCACTTCGAAATTGGGCATCTCAGGAAAGGCAGAGAGATATTTTATGATATGCTGAGCAAAGGCATATCACCTAATGTAGTTACTTACACTGTTTTGATACATGCCCATGCTGGTCAGGGGAGGCTAGAACTTGCCTTTATGTATTTCTCAGAGATGCAGGAGAAAGCTGTAATGCCAAATGTAATCACTTATAATGCTCTACTAAATGGTCTTTGCAAGGCAAGGAGAATGGATCAGGCTTACAGTGTTTTTGCTGAGATGGAAGAGAAAGGTATACATCCTAATAAGTATACATACACTATCCTAATTAACGAGAACTGCGGCATTGGAAATTGGCAGGAGGCTTTGAGATTGTATAGGCAAATGCTAGGTAGAAAAATTCTGCCAGACTCTTGTACACATAGCGCACTGTTGAAGCAGCTAAACAAAGACTATAAAGTGTATGCAGGTCAGTTCCTTGATAGCCTAATTCTAACAAGTGAACACTCTGGCAAAAGTTAA